GCAAAAAGTCACTACCACATACAGGAGTCAGGATATCTAAAGCCAGTGGTTTTTGCAGATGCCACCTGTGTAGCTCTCACCCTATGCAGAGAGCTCACTGGCAAGTTCTGGCAAACTGTCCCAACTCAAAGTCTCCTTTGAGACTAAATGAAATAATGACATTCACTGAATCCAGACTTTGTTGTTCAACACTTGCTCTGCACACAGAGATGTCTGTTTTGGTcactataaggaaaaaaaaaaagatattgtctccattaaaaaaacaaaatctaatgCAAAGCGTAAACTTGTACAATTTTAGCAGCATTTTCCAGTCCTTCATAAAGTAAAACCAGGAATGAATTAAAAGGAATGTTTTCATCCACCTCATTTAAAATATCGAAATATTATGGGCTGCAATTGCTGATGCATCACAGTTGTAATCGGTAAAATTTGGGTCCAGCAATTAACTCAACATGGGGAGCACTGCAGTAAAGAGCAGATTCAACATTTTCTGGCAAAGTAAATATTTACAACTCTTATGTACAGCTTCTGGACTTACAAAACAACGGAGAGCTAGAAAGTTGTGTAAAGTCAAgtctggaatttaaaaaaaaaaaccccaacaaaccaccACTTGTCCAACCAATCTGGAGACGCTTTGGCATGCCAAAagaggcttcccccccccccccccccccccccaccccgttcaTTGCAACTGTTATAAAACCAGCAGATATGAAGCATCGGTGAGGCCAGATGTCCCGGGCAACACAGGCAAGGTCTCTCTCGTGTCTGTGATGTTAGCTGTTCGGCGAGCCAATATCCACTGTGATCTTTGTGTACAGAGGGTACTTGTCAGTTCTTAACACCTTGTACGACAGCGTGTTTAAGCCGTCAGAGCCCATTGTCTCCCTTGTGTGAGCAATTCGGTCAAACCTGCgggccaataaaaaaaaaaaaagggggcgaggaaaaaaaaagatgtttaaacAACGCAAAGCTCGCATGACGTTTTATCGCCTCTCAGGCGGCATCTCCGGTGTTTTAAGAACAACGGGATTATCAGTACGGGTCCCACCAACTCGCGGACTTGGGCAGCCTTGAGCAGGGGGCAAAGGCATCTCCGTGAGGACAATCTCCACCCAGGAACTAGCGGCCAAGCTTCTGAATCAcgcagctccttccccagccctgcactAGAGCACAGGTTTGGCACGCCACAGACAAGCTGGAAACAATCGCTCCGTGCTTAATTTGCTGCGTTTACGGAaaaaaccaccccccccccccaacgaaaacaaaaacaaaaccagaaaaatccaAAAAACTCCAAAAAGGCAAGAGGCACTTGGGCCGTGGAGAAGCCCTGGGGAAGAGACCGGCACCCCGGTGGTcagccggggaggggaagggaggggaggacagGCAGGCGGCCAGGCCCCAGGGTGCGAAGCGAGGGGAGTGGGGGGCGgcggccccagcacccccccggTACCGGGTCGCGGCGGGTCGGACGCACCTCTCCGGGTTGGGCTCGTTCTTGCGGTCCCGGGAATGCCGGATCATCCTGCACTTCCCAATGACGGCGTCTGGACGGGATATCCCCATGCCCTTGAACACCAGCCTGCGGAACCAAGCACAGCAGACACCCGTGACAGGGGACAGGCGTGGGATGCTCTGACACACCTTCCACAGACAACCACTGGTTTGTGGGGGGGGCGTTACTCCCTTTTTTTTCTAGGCTTGCTAACAGCGGAAGTGGGGAAAGCCAGTCCCTCTCCATGCGGGCACGTCAGCGTGGGGAAAAGACACGTTCCCCCTGCCCACACATCAGGATCTGCTAAACCACCACACCCTCACCTGCGCCGCCAGCTCCTCAAACGCCCAGCGCATTAACCTCGCCCCAGGCTGCAGACTGGGATTTGAACACGAGGCAACTAAATTCTCAACCTGTCTGGAAAGGAGCCAGGGGAGAGTTCGTTCTTCCGCATGTGAAAGCTGCAGTGCTGGAAGGAGCTGGAGTGAATGGCAGCGCGGGGAGGGGACACGCACACACAGTCAGAGCCACGACGGTCCCAGCTGGGACCCGCCGGCCAAGGGGCAGCCCATCTTTCTTTACGTGCTTTCTGCAAGGCACCTGCAGTTCCTGGACACCAGTGCTGGAAAAGTATCTGGTGTCTTCCTCTTCACATGTCCCTTTTCATTTCTGCGTAGCGCCTTCTGCTCCTCAGAGCCTGAGTGCCCCAAAAAGAGAGGACCACCACCTTGCTCTGAATGCCCTGCCCCACTGGAGGGCTGTCTCTTGCGCGGTGCATTAAACATGAGTGCTGAACCTCAGGAAGGTGCAAGCACTTCTAGGAACACCTCTGCTGAAGCCCAGAAGAGCTTGGAAAGCCCAGAGAAAAGACAACACAGAGTGCTTTTGCCATGGAGAAACATGAAGAGGGTTCCCAGATCTGAGCTCCCCATGGTGACTTCTCACAGCAACCGCCCTGGGGACATGCAGCCATGAGGCAGCACAACCCCACAcgcaccctctgccccaggcACGGGTGGTCCCAGCCTCCACTGTGCGAACGCCTCCCTGCTCATCTCCCACAGTTCTGAGCCGCGCTTGGCTTCCTTCCAAGCAGGCAGTGACGGCTCACAGCGTTACTTGGAGCCGCTCACAGCCCGACAGATGAGGCTCTCCTGGGAACAAAGAGATCCACCACCAAGCCGCAGACCCAGGCAAGCCTCACTGGGCTGGGTGGGTCAAAGTCCTCTTGGCCCCACCACACACCCTGAATCCCCCTCCTTCAGCTAGTGCTAGCAGACGCAGGAGCACGCTGCTCCAACCTGCGCACTGGTGTGGGTGCTTGCAAGGCTGCACGGTGAACGAACGATGCGCATGCGGGGCAGGTGTGGGATTTTCCCAGCTGGACCCGCTCCCCAGCACACCCTGGGAGCTGCGAAACGGGGTGCAGCACCCAGCAGGAGCACGCTTTCGCTGAGCCAGCAGATCGCCCACGTGCCACCTCTGTCCCCGAGACAGCGGGGAGGCTCCCGCTCTTGGGGTGGAAAGAGACCCTGTGTCCTGCCAGACCCAGGCGAGAGCAGCAGGTCTGTGCTCATCCCTGCCCCGGAGGCACTCCAGGTGCCAGGGGGGTATTTATTTACCTGTTATAAATGTCGTCATCTTCACCACCCCAGCCCCAGTAATTGTTTGGGAACCCGTTGATCTTTGTGAACTGCTCTTTGCTCAAGGCAGACACGCCTCCGAAATACTGATTGTAAGGCAACCTGGAAGCAGGGAGAAAAGGCCATTAGAGAAGGAGAGGTGGTAGCCAAGGAGCAGCCTGCCCACCCGAAAAGAGCTTGCCACTGCCCTTCACTCCAGCCCACGGCGAGCCAGCGCCTGCCTGAAGGTgcctccctgcagcagggagcagcacaCGTTTTGGTCCCCTGGACTCGGACAAGGCAGAAGGAGCTGGTGGGCTCGGTCCCAAATAGAGCTGGGAAGATTTTTTGCAACTGCCAACAACGGCAACCTTTCACCAAGAAGTACGCTGTCCTCAGAAGACAGGCCGGTGAGATGCACATCACCTCGCCAAAGGACAGACGGGTGACATGCATGCTCCGGCAGCACCAAGAGCTCAGCGAGGCATCCGAAGTGCCACGGAGCCTTTTCTTTCCGCAGCTCTGCTGCTTGCCTCCATGCTCCCCAGTGGCCCAAAGGAAAGCTTGGAGCCCAAAACCAAGCTGGCAGTGTGACCCTGCCCACACAAAGCCAGCCAGCTCCCGCTCGAAACAGGGGACGATTCACCAGGGGATCGGGGACAGATGAAATTCATACCCCCAGTGCCAGGAGAGTGCCCACGCAGGGATCTCCAGGACCTACCACAGACCTTGTCTTTGCTTCAACAAGCAGAAGAAACCCCTGGGGCCTGCATTTCTGCTCTAAGCTTCACCAAGCTGCAAGAAAAAACGGcagctgctgcggtgctggagacagtcctgctccgagaaGGGCTTTGGGTCTGGAGTGGAGGTGTGCAGAGGTCCTGCCACTGCTTTACCTGCAGCAGCTTGCTGGACCCAAATGTATAACGAAAGGCATTTCGTTTTGTGTTGTGCTCAGATAGCAGGGCAGGTCCCTCAGTAGCCTGAAATCAAACAGCCAAAAATATTCCATTTTGCTCTTAAAATAGCATCTGATGCAGTCTTTTTAAAGCTGCACATAATTCTCGCTGGGTGAGAGTGTCTCACTTTTCAGACTGGGTGGAAACACTAGCTGTCTTCCAGCCTGAAACTCAAGAAGGGATACACGGGCATCTGCAGAAGGACAGGCTCTTAGTTTTTCCCCGCCCTACGTTTCACTTTCCAGAAGCCGTGAATTTTAATAAACTGCTCAGCTGTGTTTCTCCCCCTTGCTCCCCTCCAGCCGATCCCGATCCCTGCAGGGACGCGCACGCCAAGACAGGCTTTTGCCAGAGACATTTTCCCATGCTTTCAATGGTGGGTGGGGATGTGTAACGCCGCGCCTGGCCCGCTACGCTAACGGCGGTATTAGGAACAAAATGCCCCTCCAAAAGGCGTCTCACCGAAATCCAAATTTGTCCATGGATACAGAGAGGTGCCGTGGCTGGCTGTAACATTTGTAGGTGTTCCTGTCATCCATTGGGATGAGGTCTACGTCACTAAACACAAAGCAATCATAGTCATACTCTTTCAAAGCCTCTGCGAATCCTATATTCAGCAGTTTAGCACGGTTAAATTCTTCTTCTCCGTCCTAattcaaaaacaaataaaaacagttAAGTGACTTAAATTTAGCAGTTGACATCAGCAGTTTCTTACCTGTCGCTGTAGGCCAGTGTCACCGCACCGGGTTGGTGTGCCTGCGATGGACTGAGCTCGAGCCCGAGCACCCCCCGCGCTGCACCCACAGGCTGCCAGCAGCAAGCCCCCCGGAATGCTGCCCGCGGGACGATGGCATCCCAGCCAGCGGCAAACTGCAGGGCAACTGGAGCGGCCGAGGAAAGCCTGGACCTGGTTCAGCTCCCCTCTCTCTGGGGGAGGCTCCCAGAGGTCAGGTCTGATGCTGAGAGgtccccccatcccatcccacgcACAGGCATTTCGGGATTGAATCCTGCGAGAAAGTTTAGCGACTGCCAGGGCAAGCAGCTGAGGCTCGCTGGAGCAGTGGAGAATGGCAAAGAGAGACGAGCTCCTCTGGAAGAAGGGACCCTTGCTACAGGGAGAAACCTCATCAGTGCTTTAGCTTACAGCCAGGACAGGGGCCATGGACCAAAACCTCTCCGTGGCTAGGGTTTCGGCgcccccagctctgccacaacACGGCTGCGGCAGACCCGACGTGCAAAGCGCGGGGTGGCACCATGTCTGCCGCTCGCCCCGTCTCCTGCACCAAGCCCTGGGCAGCCGTACACACACAGGAGCAGGACGCTCCCCAGGCCCGGGAAAGGACGCTGCTAGTTCGGCGCATGGCCGTGACACACAGCCCTGTTCACGGCAGGCCGGTGCGACTGCGTCCTGCAAGGGctacagcttgtgtgctggcacTGCTACGGTGCACGGCCCCGTCTGTGCGTGGCCCGCCATCCATCCCGGGGGTCTCGCCGGGAAAACGAAGCCAGGAGGGCTGTCACCATGATGGGAAGGACCCAAAAAGAGCTGATGTCGCAGCAGGGCACATTATCCCCAAGCAGGCCCAAGGGATGAAGggacctgcagagagcagggcagGAAACTCTCTGCCCTCCTTCCTGAGCAACGAGGCGCTTGAGGAGACATCGGTTTGGCCTCTTTCaggcagaaatgtttcaaaagCACACGAGGCTTTGAGCACAAGTACAGGCTCGCAAATTGCTCGAGTACTTTTGAGAAACAATGGGATCATACCCATAAACCCGAGAATACCGGTGGTCTTAGAGTATGGATTTCCAGTCCAGTACCCaactttgcagcagcagcagcttcaaacCCAGACCCTGTGCAGGGGAACAGAGCAGGTGGAAGGGAACCCAGAGGGCATCGCTGAAGGAGACTGAAGCTTTTTGCCAGCCTGGAAACCAAGACTGCCAAATCCTTTCTCTTCTACCACATTCCATCTTTCCCCCTGCACACCCTCGGAGCAGTGTCGAGCCAAAGGACTCCCCCGCTGTGCAAGGCATCCCCCTGCCCTGCGGTACCCGCACCCGGCGTGGGACACGAATGAAGGACGGATAAAATACTGTGCCCAAGGAACAGCAACTTAAAACATCACCTCCTCCCAAATGGTTTTGCCTGGTTAATAAATAATCAGTTTGGAAACTGTTTAATCCAGACTGGTTAATAGATCTGCAGCTGGAGAGCCAACACAGGTTCTTTAAACAGCCACAAATACCTTTCAAATGAAGGTTTTAACACGCAAGTGTCAAATCaaggttttcaaaagcattcaaCACCTGCCTCAGGCGTAAATGACTTCACAGAGAGGAGTTAGCTTTCGTGGAGGAGGATCTGAGCAAATTCTCAGCATCCTGACCTGAAACAAAAGGGTTCATGCAATAACTAAGGTGGTGGGAAGATGATCACCATCATGCATAACCAAGAGCAGCGAAAACTTCAGGGCAGAAAATGAAGGCAAGTGGAACAAAGCGGCGGGGGAGAGGGAGTGGCTGAG
This DNA window, taken from Opisthocomus hoazin isolate bOpiHoa1 chromosome Z, bOpiHoa1.hap1, whole genome shotgun sequence, encodes the following:
- the B4GALT1 gene encoding beta-1,4-galactosyltransferase 1; translation: MKEPSLPGTSLQRACRLLVAFCALHLSATLLYYMAGSALRPPGSPEPPPRRPPPANRSLTLSRPPPTAARPRPPPASPPSGRCPEPSPLLVGALRVEFSQPVNLEEVARANPEVKAGGRFAPKDCVALQKVAIIIPFRNREEHLKYWLYYLHPILQRQQLDYGVYVVNQDGEEEFNRAKLLNIGFAEALKEYDYDCFVFSDVDLIPMDDRNTYKCYSQPRHLSVSMDKFGFRLPYNQYFGGVSALSKEQFTKINGFPNNYWGWGGEDDDIYNRLVFKGMGISRPDAVIGKCRMIRHSRDRKNEPNPERFDRIAHTRETMGSDGLNTLSYKVLRTDKYPLYTKITVDIGSPNS